From the genome of Methanofervidicoccus abyssi, one region includes:
- a CDS encoding DUF166 family protein, whose protein sequence is MSDKISIAIVSDGKYGHRAYEVIKKKFYCKYIVLDYKGYFEDIRIEEETLKKLKNFDILITYLRNPDLTYTLLEEINTQENLDKNLFIIIGIWKGEGFKRQMERFKNVVCPDLLCNLDEKYLRGKLEYYPQLREFLRHFGKPMVNIYLDNNNIIRNIEIIRDSPCGAVSKTLQEFFGEKMEKDTLRRIGLRVQHFCNAGKFKLFSEKECKRIKAGQILLEGINLQKC, encoded by the coding sequence ATGAGTGATAAAATATCGATTGCCATAGTTTCAGATGGGAAGTATGGGCATAGAGCCTACGAGGTTATAAAAAAGAAATTTTACTGTAAATATATTGTATTGGATTATAAGGGCTACTTTGAAGATATAAGGATAGAAGAAGAAACACTAAAAAAACTTAAAAATTTCGATATTTTAATAACCTATTTAAGAAATCCAGATCTCACTTATACCCTCTTAGAAGAAATCAATACTCAAGAGAATTTAGATAAAAACCTTTTTATAATAATAGGTATATGGAAAGGTGAAGGCTTCAAGAGACAGATGGAAAGGTTTAAAAATGTAGTATGTCCAGATCTACTGTGTAATTTGGATGAGAAATATCTGAGAGGCAAACTGGAATACTACCCTCAATTACGAGAATTCTTAAGACACTTTGGAAAACCTATGGTAAATATTTACTTAGATAACAACAACATCATAAGGAACATAGAGATCATCAGAGATTCTCCCTGTGGAGCGGTTTCTAAGACACTTCAGGAATTTTTTGGGGAGAAGATGGAGAAAGATACTTTAAGAAGAATAGGGCTAAGAGTTCAGCACTTCTGTAATGCAGGGAAGTTTAAACTGTTCTCTGAGAAAGAATGTAAGAGGATTAAGGCAGGACAAATACTTTTAGAGGGTATAAATCTTCAAAAGTGTTAA
- a CDS encoding DUF371 domain-containing protein, producing MKSFVITARGHPNVKCTHKTTLEITKENYLTSTGDCIIGISADKSMLDFPEDFREKIRNADRIVVEILVDDLREVIVGRGHRDLILSHPTDIVIRKSTYICPRTLMISANKSARDIDREIVKKLREGDKLTFKITVG from the coding sequence ATGAAATCCTTCGTTATTACTGCAAGGGGGCATCCAAATGTTAAATGTACTCATAAAACCACGTTGGAGATTACAAAAGAAAACTATTTAACATCAACTGGAGACTGTATAATAGGAATATCTGCAGATAAATCGATGTTGGACTTTCCAGAAGATTTCAGGGAGAAGATAAGAAATGCCGATAGAATAGTTGTTGAGATCCTGGTAGATGATCTAAGGGAGGTTATCGTTGGAAGGGGACATAGAGATCTTATCCTAAGCCATCCCACTGACATAGTAATTAGAAAGAGTACTTATATCTGTCCGAGAACCTTGATGATCTCTGCGAATAAAAGCGCTAGGGATATAGACCGAGAGATAGTTAAGAAACTAAGAGAAGGCGATAAATTAACATTTAAAATAACTGTAGGTTAG
- the mmp11 gene encoding methanogenesis marker protein 11, with the protein MENISYKRIVAMVDEGLGIVELVEEHPCPNGSQWVIYQYRRTSPLVISAWREGNKHHFILKIGRSRLNLVPSISAAGIEEVYIKGENVHVHYVGLAGGGVGIELRKGAENVIDTVILEKGGGSKLGRGIVITPKMEKLIVGIDDTDTKEKGATWVLAHEIGKYIESKGFGYYMDHTIVQLYPGNPNKTQNCVSVALTFAVYPKYKYKVKEVIRDFIKERSLSDKTAMALYYGITPSKSMKIFTNKAKEKMVSIEEAIGVAEKNNIEVVKIFDREEGIIGAVAALGLAEHHDIAAKLPEDME; encoded by the coding sequence ATGGAAAATATATCTTATAAGAGGATAGTTGCCATGGTAGATGAAGGTTTAGGAATCGTCGAACTTGTGGAGGAGCATCCATGTCCTAACGGATCTCAATGGGTGATATACCAGTACAGAAGAACATCTCCTCTTGTTATATCTGCATGGAGGGAAGGTAATAAACACCACTTTATATTAAAGATAGGGAGGAGTAGGTTAAACTTAGTACCTTCAATTTCTGCAGCAGGTATTGAAGAAGTTTATATAAAAGGGGAAAACGTCCATGTCCACTATGTAGGATTGGCTGGGGGAGGTGTGGGAATAGAGTTGAGGAAAGGGGCTGAGAATGTTATCGACACTGTAATATTAGAGAAGGGAGGAGGTTCAAAACTTGGTAGAGGTATTGTCATCACTCCTAAAATGGAGAAGTTAATAGTAGGTATAGATGACACAGATACAAAGGAGAAGGGGGCAACCTGGGTACTGGCACATGAGATAGGTAAATATATTGAAAGTAAAGGGTTTGGCTATTATATGGATCATACCATAGTGCAACTATATCCTGGAAATCCAAATAAAACCCAGAATTGCGTCTCAGTTGCCCTAACCTTTGCAGTGTATCCTAAGTACAAGTATAAGGTTAAGGAAGTAATTAGGGATTTTATCAAAGAGAGAAGTTTATCTGATAAAACTGCTATGGCTCTATACTACGGTATAACCCCATCCAAGAGTATGAAGATATTTACAAATAAGGCAAAGGAAAAGATGGTATCTATCGAGGAGGCTATAGGTGTGGCGGAGAAGAACAACATAGAGGTTGTCAAGATATTTGATAGGGAAGAAGGAATAATTGGCGCTGTTGCAGCCTTAGGTCTAGCTGAACATCACGATATTGCTGCAAAGTTGCCAGAGGACATGGAGTAA
- a CDS encoding transcription factor S, producing MVKFCKKCNNIMLPKNGKWVCTVCHFEIEMKKEDETFVLKERIESKKKEIAVIENVNTLPTTKVECPQCGNLEAFWWLQQTRCADEPETRFYRCTKCGYTWREYD from the coding sequence ATGGTAAAGTTCTGTAAAAAGTGTAACAACATAATGCTTCCAAAGAATGGTAAGTGGGTATGTACTGTATGTCACTTTGAGATAGAGATGAAAAAAGAAGACGAAACCTTTGTACTTAAAGAGAGAATAGAATCCAAGAAAAAAGAGATCGCAGTAATCGAGAATGTAAATACACTACCAACTACCAAGGTGGAGTGTCCTCAGTGTGGAAACTTAGAGGCTTTCTGGTGGCTTCAACAGACGAGATGTGCAGATGAACCTGAGACAAGATTCTACAGATGTACAAAGTGCGGTTATACGTGGAGGGAGTATGATTAG